The Polyodon spathula isolate WHYD16114869_AA chromosome 3, ASM1765450v1, whole genome shotgun sequence genome has a segment encoding these proteins:
- the LOC121313271 gene encoding transcription and mRNA export factor ENY2, with protein MSKDAQMRATINQKLIEMGERERLKELLRAKLIECGWKDQLKAHCKDVIREKGLEHVTVEDLVAEITPKGRALVPDSVKKELLQRIRTFLAQNATL; from the exons ATGAGTAAAGATGCCCAGATGAGAGCAACAATAAACCAGAAGCTAATTGAAATGGGAGAAAGAGAACG cCTAAAAGAGTTGCTTCGAGCCAAACTTATTGAATGTGGATGGAAGGACCAGTTGAAAGCACACTGTAAAG ATGTGATCAGGGAAAAGGGATTGGAACACGTGACAGTTGAAGATCTGGTTGCAGAAATTACTCCAAAAGGCAGAG CTCTTGTTCCAGACAGTGTGAAGAAAGAACTATTACAGAGAATAAGGACCTTTTTAGCCCAGAACGCCACCCTGTGA